The nucleotide window GGGACCGCTGCAAGTGTCCCTCAGCCGGATGGTGCTAGATATTCTAAAGTTCTTCGTTTTGGACATACTAGTAATATTTGCTTTTTCTTGTGGTGAGTAAAATACTTGATTGATGTATGAAAATGTACATTTGAAAAATGTAACAATGGTAAaggtataattattttcaaCCACCTTCAAGTATAGAACTGCAGTATTGTAGAATTCCCTTGATTTAAATGAGATAACCTCTGTAATATGAATGCTTCTGGTATGATAAGGCCATTGTCTCTTGCTTGGGGGTTAAATGTGATTGTGTAGAACGTATTTGACTCGCAGGCCTTAACCAGTTGTTGTGGTATTATGCTGACATGGAGAAAAAGAAATGCCACATCAGCTCGTCGTTGACGCCCGCCAACGGCACGCTCCTCGACCCCGACGCGTGCGTGGTGTGGCGCCGGTTCGCGAAGTAACTACCTTTCAATCTTCTTCCTTTTAAGTTTGCTAGCTTGACCCAAAACGGCGGAAGATTCTGAAGATTTCCCTTGGACCAAGACCCaaatttttagtaaaataaaatccaGTACTAAGATTGTACTAAATTAAGTACACAGCTAGAACCTTTGCCCTTTGTATAGAAACCTGCGTTAGAACTCCACCCTAAATTGTAAATCCAGCCAGTCATTGTAaggcatgaaaaaaaaatatgttcagaTCTGTTGGTCATCTGAAATACCTGGTCTATTTCAGTTTGTTCGAGACGATGCAGACGTTGTTCTGGGCTGCGTTCGGTCTGGTGGACCTGGACTCGTTCGAGCTGGAGGGCATCAAGATCTTCACGCGCTTCTGGGGCATGCTGATGTTCGGCACCTACGCCGTCATCAACGTCATCGTGCTGCTCAACCTGCTCATCGCCATGATGAACCACTCCTATCAGCTCATATCTGTAAGTGTCGCTTTGTTAAACCAAACAAACTTCTTGACGGGTGTTTGTGATGAGGATGTAACTGGCAACAAGTGAAGCGAGCGAATCGGACAATGAAATGCACTCATCGGTTTGGCAGCGTGTATTGTTGCTCTAGGTACAGCAAATTCTTctacctgggtgcctggtgcacatcGACCGCTCGTTGTGCTAGATCCTTCTTTCCaagcacatgcaaactgtggaatcaatttccatcggcggtgttcccactaaattataacatggggttatgcaaattcctgaaagaccggcaacgcatcAACGGTACCTCTGGtactacaaatgttcatgggcggcggtaatcacttaacatcaagtgacccgcctgctcgtttgctcgtacAAATTGTGGTATGATACAGGAGCGGGCAGACGTGGAGTGGAAGTTTGCGCGCAGCAAGCTGTGGATCAGCTACTTCGAGGAGGGCGGCACGGCGCCGCCGCCCTTCAACGTGGTGCCTTCGCCCAAGTCGATGCTGTACGCGTGGAGCTGGCTGCAGCGCCGCCTGTGCGGCCAGACGCGCGCCAAGCGCGAGCACATGCGCACTATTCGGGTGACTAAAACACCATACAcgtaggatatggaacgcccgtCCGGCATCAATTATCCCCGtctacttttaagttttaatagaGGTGCCTTCAAGTCAAGGtggaataggcatcttctagacaagcacACACCATCTTAGGTTGCATTATCACTCAGAtctagtctataaataagtAATGGGCAAAAGTGTGTGGGTGTCCAATTCTCAAAATCCCTCATCAGTGTTCAAATTTATGTTATAAGAAAGCTTTAGGGGTGAAAATTATTGCATACAATGGTGGCCAAGTCGAAATAAACCAGTGTAAAACCTTTTGTGCCTACCACAAAAGCTTACAAATGGCATAGGTTTGAACATTGTTGAGGGATTTTGAGACATTGGACCAGAATGACTTAAGAtccttttgaataattttgttttaatcgaTTGGTGCTACATATATGTTCGGTTTAGTTTCTTTCGTCAGTAACTGCGGGAGACAAACCGTAAGCCATCTCCACTCTGATACTATACCCACGCGTACGACCAAAGCAAATATCAGACCACCGACGTACCTGAAAATATTGGGAagagaagtttttttttattccctGATCCTACTGAAATTCTAacgtttagtttttgttttggtaCAAGTAAATTCTGTAATTTTCCAGAGAAAAGCAAAACAAGCGAACGAACGAGACTTCAGGTATCAGGTGAGTCGAATGTGTATACCCGTTGGTTGCAATGTGTTCAGTGACGGTCCCAGTAGTGAGCCAGTGGTCGTGCTGTGCAGGCCATCATGCGCAACCTGGTGCGGCGCTACGTGACGGTGCAGCAGCGGCGCGCCGAGTGCGGCGGCGTCACGGAGGACGACGTCAACGAGATCAAGCAGGACGTGTCCGCCTTCCGCTGCGAGCTGGTGGAGATCCTGCGCAACTCCGGCATGAACACCTCCACGGCCAACGCCGGTGCGCCAGGTGACCGCATGCCCGTACTGTGACCGCCCTAACCCCTCTCATCTCTAGCTAATTGTTACTAAACTTCTATCATGCTATCTACCTATtagattttcatttaaaattggAATTTCTTCAAAAACATGAATCTAAAGACTATGAACTCCTCGATCGACCTTTCCTTCCGGAAGAGCCGAATCGACTTTTGTGTCCCTTCTTAGTCATTGTCACCTCGTGAGATCGTATCGAGAACAAAATGTCGAGCTAATATTCAGTCGCATCAGGAGGGGGAGGCGGCAAAAAGAACCGGCAGAAGGAGCGGCGCCTGATGAAGGGCTTCAACATCGCGCCGGGCGGCTCGCTGCCGCCCGTGGACGAGTTCTTCGCGTCGTTGCACCACGAGCACGAGGCGCACGGCGCACACCACGCGTCGCTGTCGGCGCTGCTGGGCCAGCGCCTGCGCGCCAGTCAGTCCAGCCTGTCGGACGGCGGGCCGAGCGCGCGCCGCAAGCCGCCGCACAAGCGCCGCTGGGGCACCATCATCgaggcggcgcgcgcggcgcgcgTGTCGCGCCTCATCGGCCGCTCGCGCTCCGAGGACTCCGTGTGCGACCACGCGAGACCCTCGCCGAGGTACGCCTACGTCCTACGCTGTCTCGAGTCGGTGACAGTTTTGTTATTTGGGTAGATTGGATATATCGATGTGCTTATGTGTTCCAGCGGCAGCGAGCGGTCGGACTCGGGCAGCGACTCGCAGCGCAGCCCGGAGCGCGTGACGCGCAGCGGGCCGCTGCACCCGCTGTCGGCGCTGGCGGCGCTCAAGCGTAAGCGCAAGAAGTTCTCGGACTCGCGGCGCGCGGCGGAGGGCGCGCGGGCCGCGTCGGGCGCGTCGGAGGCGCTGCAGCGCGCCAGCTCCGTGcccgcgcgcgcgccgcccgcgccgccgccccgcgcgccgcgcccgccagcGCCCTCCGTGTCGCCCTCCACTACGACGGAGAGCGTGGCGGGCAAGGGCGGCAGCCGCGAACCGCTGCTCGCCAGCCTCGAGGATGACGCCCTCAAGGTTCttattttttgatattataatttattaaatcattGAATCAGCTACTCACTACTATATTATCTGCCAGAAGCTAACTcttgttttcattaaaaaattagtACTAAAAATATTTCCCTGATAAAATCAGAGGCTGAGCTTAAATTCATAGCTTGTAAAATTGTGATTTTTACATaagttttaaacaatttttttcaaaaagttgtATGGTCAAGATGGGTAGGTATTTGGGAGGTTGTATTTTGGGCATTACTTTGTGGAGTGACCTAAAGATAACGATGATCAGCTAGTTGATGTGACGTCGCAGGAGGCGTGCGGACAGTGCGGGTACGAAGGCGCCCCGGACGCCGGCGCCGCGAGCGCCGAGGCGGAGGACGCGCGCGCGGCGAGCGAGGCGGCCGCGCGCGAGGCGGCCGAGGCGGAGGCCACGTGCTCGCGCTGCGCGGCGCTGGCGCGGCTGGCGGGCGTCACGCCGCTGGCCGGCCACGCGCCGCACCACTCCGCCGGCTGGCTCTAGCGCGCCGCGCGAGACTACGGTGGAGGACGCACCTTACTTCAACTTactttagtttacttaaaagatAAGCGAGTAGCTTCTcactgaaatgcgtaagaggcgcGCTGTACGCGGCGCATACGACCTTGTTACCgcaaactgacaatgaaatcatgatacgagtgaaaaccTAAGATCTGCGTGAAGATCCAAAGCGCCGGGCAcatcgcgtcgcttacgcgttttcCGAGAAGACTTCTGGGATGTGTAAGTACATCATACAGACAAACTTAAGAAAAACGGACTAAACTTGATGCGGGTGATTTAGGTCGAagaatgtatgtacctacctacgaagtAGAAGTTCCTAGGCACATATGAGTATAGAAAATGAAAATGAGTTTGCCACTGAAACGATCTGCAACATGACTAGCATCAATATCGTTCAGATTATCTCCATTAGAATATATGTTATGAATATGTTACtaacaaagtacctaccttaccGTGAGGTCGGCGCAGGGCTGGCGCAGGAGTGGCGGGGAAAAGGCGCTAGGTACCAAAAATGCGCCCCCTTGagcaaaattataaaaaacactCACACTTTTTCagttgtaatttttaaattgcatCTCTGTtgtgttataattttaattttgtttaaataacaaAACACTTCGAGTTCGCGTTGTCAATTGtgaatcataataattaacttCGGGGGGCGCCAAATTAACTCAAAAATGCACTCcgattttttagtttatttcgaCCTAGTACCTAAAATTGGGGGCCCGGGGGCGCCAAACTGACCCGGGCCAGCCCGGAATCTCGGAAGGTATAGGTACGTACTGCGTAGATAACAATCAACTAATTAGACTGTACCTAGATATTTCctatattatagtaaattaaataaatggacATATTTATCGAACACCAACTAGTTAAGTAGATGCAACTATATCTAGTCGTAAGTGTATTTTACATATTGACATTATAATGTACTTAGATACTAAATAGCAAAtactattattctattattatagtagaatGATTGAATTATGATAGTTAGGTGAATAGAATAGCTATCTACAAATAATGTGTTCCAGAATGTTTTCCAGATATAAGTTGTTCGATCGCACACGAAATAGCATTTAAATTGTAAACCGGGAGCCCACGACCGCCTCACCAACGTCACAGCTCAATAGGCTCCTACATAGCAGCCGCGCTCACAAGCTTGCCGCCCCATACACGACCATGAGATAGCAATCGAGGTGGGCACTCTGACAACCCACGTGCGCGCGGGTGACATGCGGGTCTGCGGGTCGTCCTCCCGCCTCAtgctccgattgccatctcaacctgtcgcatactTTACGTGTCGAAACTATAATGGTTCCTTCTTTACTACTGAAcgatataattataaatacgaGAACGATCTAACACTGAAATACGTCCAGACACGCAGTCATGAAAAATCCTTATTCTGTTTTCATATTCCTCCATCTAAGATCTTAGAGGGACTAAGATTACCTGCTAAGTTATACTTGGCAGTAGCTACTAGTATATCTAACGTAGATATCTGGCAATCGCAGGCTCTCGGTCCGTTAGGGTAAGGTCGAACAAGAAGAAACAGGGATTTTATGTGAAACATGTTGTCCAATTTACCGATTATACTAGCCGCTCCCCAAACTCCTCGTTTACAAGTCGTCCGACAGACCTACATAGTACATAGGTACCGCATGATTTGTTACAGTGAATGAGGGGTTATTTTATAGGTGTTTGGATAGTGAGCAACAACCTGGTCTGTTTGTGATCGGCCGGTGCGGTAGCGGGCGGGTAGCGGCGACGAATCGATATATTTTGACCTtacgatataatattatcatctagCGCCTATATACGTTTACCATTCATTTTTCAAAACATCCTTTAATATCCGTAAAAAATAGCAATAAGTAGATACAAGTGACGCGCGGCGTTGACGTTTCGTAATTCGTAGCGTTTTtcaattcagatacaagcttagcccttgactgcaatcccacctggtggtaagtgatgatgcagtctaagatgaaagcgggctatggcagttttcattaagcccatactcctttggtttgtacacggcattgaaccggaatgctaaatgccagctttgccagtagggtggtaactagccacggccactGAGATTTACTGTCAAACAATTTCTGTCGCGTATTGTGTGACGGTCCAGTGT belongs to Maniola jurtina chromosome 6, ilManJurt1.1, whole genome shotgun sequence and includes:
- the LOC123865954 gene encoding transient receptor potential-gamma protein-like isoform X3 translates to MSGGSGGGERARRASTCRVEMGALLAPEPRPLDNKVKRHSIHGMTEEENVVRPHQEMEVLSLEEKKYLLGVERGDVAGTRRVLQRARDTGHINVDCVDPLGRSALLMAIDNENLEMVELLLEFGVETRDALLHAISEEFVEAVEALLDHEERTRKQGELHSWEALPPETATFTSDITPLILAAHRDSYEIIKLLLDRGAELPMPHDVRCACDDCVRARREDSLRHSRSRINAYRALASPSLIALSSKDPILTAFELSWELRRLSALEHEFKTEYQELRVQCQEFATALLDHTRTSHELQVLLNHEKGSPQAPLMEPGAPERMRLSRLKLAIKLRQKKFVAHPNVQQLLASIWYESVPGFRRKNMLLQAAEMVRIGAMFPLYSLAYIAAPHSAAGRTLRKPFIKFLCHSASYFMFLFLLILASQRIETAASGLFWGAPHTTPLSRRGAPPSLVEWLILAWVSGLIWSEVKQLWDMGLREYVHDMWNVIDFVTNSLYVATVALRIVSHFQVRREMTLGLQWNQPREKWDAWDPMLLSEGLFSAANIFSSLKLVYIFSVNPHLGPLQVSLSRMVLDILKFFVLDILVIFAFSCGLNQLLWYYADMEKKKCHISSSLTPANGTLLDPDACVVWRRFANLFETMQTLFWAAFGLVDLDSFELEGIKIFTRFWGMLMFGTYAVINVIVLLNLLIAMMNHSYQLISERADVEWKFARSKLWISYFEEGGTAPPPFNVVPSPKSMLYAWSWLQRRLCGQTRAKREHMRTIRRKAKQANERDFRYQAIMRNLVRRYVTVQQRRAECGGVTEDDVNEIKQDVSAFRCELVEILRNSGMNTSTANAGGGGGKKNRQKERRLMKGFNIAPGGSLPPVDEFFASLHHEHEAHGAHHASLSALLGQRLRASQSSLSDGGPSARRKPPHKRRWGTIIEAARAARVSRLIGRSRSEDSVCDHARPSPSGSERSDSGSDSQRSPERVTRSGPLHPLSALAALKRKRKKFSDSRRAAEGARAASGASEALQRASSVPARAPPAPPPRAPRPPAPSVSPSTTTESVAGKGGSREPLLASLEDDALKEACGQCGYEGAPDAGAASAEAEDARAASEAAAREAAEAEATCSRCAALARLAGVTPLAGHAPHHSAGWL
- the LOC123865954 gene encoding transient receptor potential-gamma protein-like isoform X2, with the protein product MSGGSGGGERARRASTCRVEMGALLAPEPRPLDNKVKRHSIHGMTEEENVVRPHQEMEVLSLEEKKYLLGVERGDVAGTRRVLQRARDTGHINVDCVDPLGRSALLMAIDNENLEMVELLLEFGVETRDALLHAISEEFVEAVEALLDHEERTRKQGELHSWEALPPETATFTSDITPLILAAHRDSYEIIKLLLDRGAELPMPHDVRCACDDCVRARREDSLRHSRSRINAYRALASPSLIALSSKDPILTAFELSWELRRLSALEHEFKTEYQELRVQCQEFATALLDHTRTSHELQVLLNHEKGSPQAPLMEPGAPERMRLSRLKLAIKLRQKKFVAHPNVQQLLASIWYESVPGFRRKNMLLQAAEMVRIGAMFPLYSLAYIAAPHSAAGRTLRKPFIKFLCHSASYFMFLFLLILASQRIETAASGLFWGAPHTTPLSRRGAPPSLVEWLILAWVSGLIWSEVKQLWDMGLREYVHDMWNVIDFVTNSLYVATVALRIVSHFQVRREMTLGLQWNQPREKWDAWDPMLLSEGLFSAANIFSSLKLVYIFSVNPHLGPLQVSLSRMVLDILKFFVLDILVIFAFSCGLNQLLWYYADMEKKKCHISSSLTPANGTLLDPDACVVWRRFANLFETMQTLFWAAFGLVDLDSFELEGIKIFTRFWGMLMFGTYAVINVIVLLNLLIAMMNHSYQLISERADVEWKFARSKLWISYFEEGGTAPPPFNVVPSPKSMLYAWSWLQRRLCGQTRAKREHMRTIRRKAKQANERDFRYQAIMRNLVRRYVTVQQRRAECGGVTEDDVNEIKQDVSAFRCELVEILRNSGMNTSTANAGAPGGGGGKKNRQKERRLMKGFNIAPGGSLPPVDEFFASLHHEHEAHGAHHASLSALLGQRLRASQSSLSDGGPSARRKPPHKRRWGTIIEAARAARVSRLIGRSRSEDSVCDHARPSPSGSERSDSGSDSQRSPERVTRSGPLHPLSALAALKRKRKKFSDSRRAAEGARAASGASEALQRASSVPARAPPAPPPRAPRPPAPSVSPSTTTESVAGKGGSREPLLASLEDDALKEACGQCGYEGAPDAGAASAEAEDARAASEAAAREAAEAEATCSRCAALARLAGVTPLAGHAPHHSAGWL
- the LOC123865954 gene encoding transient receptor potential-gamma protein-like isoform X1 — its product is MSGGSGGGERARRASTCRVEMGALLAPEPRPLDNKVKRHSIHGMTEEENVVRPHQEMEVLSLEEKKYLLGVERGDVAGTRRVLQRARDTGHINVDCVDPLGRSALLMAIDNENLEMVELLLEFGVETRDALLHAISEEFVEAVEALLDHEERTRKQGELHSWEALPPETATFTSDITPLILAAHRDSYEIIKLLLDRGAELPMPHDVRCACDDCVRARREDSLRHSRSRINAYRALASPSLIALSSKDPILTAFELSWELRRLSALEHEFKTEYQELRVQCQEFATALLDHTRTSHELQVLLNHEKGSPQAPLMEPGAPERMRLSRLKLAIKLRQKKFVAHPNVQQLLASIWYESVPGFRRKNMLLQAAEMVRIGAMFPLYSLAYIAAPHSAAGRTLRKPFIKFLCHSASYFMFLFLLILASQRIETAASGLFWGAPHTTPLSRRGAPPSLVEWLILAWVSGLIWSEVKQLWDMGLREYVHDMWNVIDFVTNSLYVATVALRIVSHFQVRREMTLGLQWNQPREKWDAWDPMLLSEGLFSAANIFSSLKLVYIFSVNPHLGPLQVSLSRMVLDILKFFVLDILVIFAFSCGLNQLLWYYADMEKKKCHISSSLTPANGTLLDPDACVVWRRFANLFETMQTLFWAAFGLVDLDSFELEGIKIFTRFWGMLMFGTYAVINVIVLLNLLIAMMNHSYQLISERADVEWKFARSKLWISYFEEGGTAPPPFNVVPSPKSMLYAWSWLQRRLCGQTRAKREHMRTIRRKAKQANERDFRYQAIMRNLVRRYVTVQQRRAECGGVTEDDVNEIKQDVSAFRCELVEILRNSGMNTSTANAGAPVASGGGGGKKNRQKERRLMKGFNIAPGGSLPPVDEFFASLHHEHEAHGAHHASLSALLGQRLRASQSSLSDGGPSARRKPPHKRRWGTIIEAARAARVSRLIGRSRSEDSVCDHARPSPSGSERSDSGSDSQRSPERVTRSGPLHPLSALAALKRKRKKFSDSRRAAEGARAASGASEALQRASSVPARAPPAPPPRAPRPPAPSVSPSTTTESVAGKGGSREPLLASLEDDALKEACGQCGYEGAPDAGAASAEAEDARAASEAAAREAAEAEATCSRCAALARLAGVTPLAGHAPHHSAGWL